DNA from Verrucomicrobiaceae bacterium:
AGCTCGACCAGCGTGCTCATGGAGAGCTTGGCAAAGGCTGCCTGCGCACGACGACTGCGGCTTTTGGGCACTTGGGCGTTGATCTGCACGGTGTTAAGCAGGTTCCACTGCCCACCGTCGATGCCGACCAAGCGCAGCCCGGCGAAAAACACGCTGGATGCCGCTGCTCACAGGCTAGCGGCACCAGGGAGTGGCGCATGCAGGCATCGAAAGCTTGGGTGGATATCTTCAAACGACGCTGGCTTAGCGCCGCGGAGCCCGATGCGCACAGCAAAATAACGACCGATGATCTGCTGTAGGCTGCCGCAAGCGTGCAGACTTTGGGCGACCATGCCGGCGATGAGTTGCCAACCGAGAAGTTTGCGTCGCGGCCCTTGGTGCGTTGGCTCTGCCCGCAGTTCCTCGGGCAACTGCTCGACGCCGAGTTTTTTTGCGGATGCGTGCAGAGATGATGTTCGTATCGCGGTGGGCTGGATGGCTTACCATCTACCGCTAGTTGACTCAGCTACTCAGTTGTACAGCACTCTTTTCGCTCCTCTTCGCTTTTTTGCTTAGCGGCATTGCAGCTAGACCGGTTCTCAAAAAGAATGTCATATTGAGGCTGTACTTTTTAGAATTTCGGTAATTATTAATCCGGCACTAAGATAGCACATCAAGCTGCATATTGGGTTGAGGCAGATTTAAAGAAGGCACGGACTTGTTCTGGCAGCCTCTGGCATGAGCGCATCTGGCCGATGATCTGCTTTTGCGGCTCCCGCTCCTCCGGGCGGCGGGTAGCACTCCCAGTTTGCTTTTCAGCGCACGGTTGAGCCTCTCGTCGGGATTGAGCTCTGGACTGTAGCTGGGCAGGTGATGCACCGCGATCTGCTCTGATGCTGCTCCAGCCACTCCTTCACCGGCTTGCTGTGATGCACCCGCAGGTTGTCGAGGATGAGATACACTTTGCGCCCCTGCATCGAGCGAACCATCCGCTCCAAAAAGCGGATGAGAAGCCGCGCGTCCAGTGCCCCTTTGTAAACCATCCACCGCGAACTCCCCCGGTTGCTCACCGCGCTCATCATCGAGCTACCAAAGCGCCCGGACATCTGCTTGATCTCGGGCGTCTCTCCGCGTGGTGCGTAGCCTCTCACGGCATTGGGCTGGTTGTTGACCCCGGTCTGGTCACCCCAATAGATCTCGGCCCTTCCGCCTTGGCCTGAGCCTGCGATCTGCGGATACTTCTGCTCCAGCCACGCCTGGACTTCCTTGGTCGCTGCTCGTAGGCCTTCTTCAATGGCTTCTGGGGTGTGAACCCCCAGCGCTTCAAATACAGCCCCATGGTGCGCACGGGCAGCTTGAACCCGAAGCGCTTGTCCAGCAGTTGGGCGACAGCTTTGCGGGTCCATAGTGCAAGGGCAGCTTCAACTGCTCCGGGCAACCTGTCGGTGATGAGCCTGCGCACTTCCTTCTCCTGCTCGGCGCTCATGAGCCGTTTATCCCCATGTTTTCCTGCCGCGCTCGTCGCACAGCAGGGCTGCGGTGCCGTGTTGGCGCTGGTGCCGCTTCCACTGCTGGACAGTGCGGGGATGCACCCCCACCGCCTCGGCAATGTCATGTTCACTCCAGCCTTTTTTGGCCAGCAGCATCGCCCGGCGACGTGCTTCCACCTGTTGTTCCTTGCTTAGTTTGCGTCCGTCTTCTTTCATGCGGACGCACCATTACCACATCCTCATAATGCGTGCTATCTATTTACCGGATTAGTAATAGGCGGCGGTGGCCCGCCCGTGCATCACACTCAATCTCGAAAACGCGACC
Protein-coding regions in this window:
- a CDS encoding helix-turn-helix domain-containing protein encodes the protein MKEDGRKLSKEQQVEARRRAMLLAKKGWSEHDIAEAVGVHPRTVQQWKRHQRQHGTAALLCDERGRKTWG
- a CDS encoding transposase is translated as MDPQSCRPTAGQALRVQAARAHHGAVFEALGVHTPEAIEEGLRAATKEVQAWLEQKYPQIAGSGQGGRAEIYWGDQTGVNNQPNAVRGYAPRGETPEIKQMSGRFGSSMMSAVSNRGSSRWMVYKGALDARLLIRFLERMVRSMQGRKVYLILDNLRVHHSKPVKEWLEQHQSRSRCITCPATVQSSIPTRGSTVR